A segment of the Candidatus Bathyarchaeota archaeon genome:
TCGTAACGGAAATCCTCTACAGCCTGCTCCAGAAACGGGCGGTTTGGGCAACAGAAACCAAGCCCTCCCTCAAACTAAAGGTGCTATCGCCCTACGAGAGCAAAACCGGCACCAAAGAAAAACCGCTGCGCTACTACGAAATCGATTTCCTCCAAGCCCTCAAACCCGACGGCAGCCTCGACGAAGAGAAGCTGGCGCACGCCGTCATGTTCCTCCGCGACACCGTCGAGCAGAAGCTGCAGGGCTACAGCCGCAAAGACACCGCCGATTACTACCAAAAAATAGTTGCGAAGGCATGGCTGCAGGTGGAGCAGGCGGGGACGCCGGAGCTCGCATCCAACGCCTATGATCAGCAGCTGCTCTGGCTCATGATGGACCCCGACCGCAAAGGCCGCACCGAAACCATCTTCCGTGACCGCCCCTTCCAGCCGCAGCCCCTGTGGTTCTGGTGGTGGTACGGCTACACCATCTATCACCCCCACCCCATCTTCACCCCGAACGTTAACGCCCCCAGCCAGATGCCCACTCCCGCTCCAGTTCCAGGCGCAGACTTCGCCAACAACATAGCCACCGCCGTGGAAGGCACAGCCAACAACGTGGTGGTTAACCTCGAGAAATTCGCCAACGCCATCGTGCCACCGCCGCCTAAATCCAGCCATCAACCCGCCCGCAAAGGAGGGGACTGCGTCTGCGCCTGTGCGGCTTGCGCCTGTGCCTGCGCTTGTGTGTCATGTGCCTGCGCCTGTGCAGGGGGAGGAGGACGCTAAGTTGAGTTTCATCAAACACTTTGGCAGAAAACAGCAGGTGCCCACGGGACGCTACAGCTACCGGGGCGAAGACAAATACGCTGGCATGTCGCTGCAGCTGCGGGTGGAAGCCGACGGCCGCGGCGTCATGGTGATTAACGCCAACACCGTTCTGCACCTGAATCAGTCCGCGACGTCATATGCCTACTACTTCATGATGGGGCATACCCAAGCTGAGGTAGTCAACAAAATCCGGGGCATATACCGGGTATCGGCGCAGGACGCCAAAACCGACTATGAACAGCTCGTCTACACCATCAGCACATTGGCGCAGACCGAGAAAATCGACCCCGTCACGTACCTCTCCATCGAAAAAGAGGAGCCCTTCACCTACCAGTACAGGGCGCCGCTGCGGATGGATATGGCGCTTACGTTTCGCTGCCAAAACGATTGCCTCCACTGCTACGCCGGCGGACCCCACCAAACAGCCGAGTTAACCACAGAGCAGTGGAAAACCGTAATTGACCGGCTTAGCGACGTCGGCGTCTTCATCTTAACCTTCACCGGCGGCGAACCCACCCTACGCGAGGACCTATCTGAGCTGCTGCTCTACGCCCAGAACAAGGGCATGGTCACGGGCCTAATCAGCAACGGGCGGCGCCTCAAAGACCCGCAGTACGTGGCAGAACTGGAGAAGGCGGGGCTGGATTTCGTGCAGATAACCCTGGAATCCCATAAGCCCAGCGTGCATGACGCCATAACCTGCTCAGAGGGCAGCTGGAAAGAAACGGTTGTAGGCATCAAAAACGCGGTGCACAGCCAGATCTACGTCTCCACCAACACCACGCTAAGCAAGCATAACGAAGCCGATTTTCTACGCACCATAGACTACATCAAGGAACTCGGCGTGGACGCGTTTGGCTGCAACAGCCTCATCTACAGCGGCAGAGCCCCCGCAGCCCAAAACGAATTCGCCCTCTCCCTCGAAGCGCTTAAGGCGCTGCTGCCCCAGATACGCGACAAAGCCCAACTGCTCGGCCTCAAGTTCCTCTGGTACACCCCCACCCAGTACTGCCAGCTTGACCCCGTCTCGATGGGGCTGGGCATAAAAACCTGCACTGCAGCGCTTATCAACGCCTGCGTGGGCCCCAGCGGCGAGGTGTATCCCTGCCAGAGCTACTTTGAAAGCCTCGGCAACATCCTCACTGAGCCCTGGATGAAAATCTGGCATAGCCCCCTGGCGGAGAAGCTGCGTAACCGAGGCTACGTGGAGGAGAAGTGCCGGGGCTGCGAGGAGCTGGGGGTCTGCGGCGGCGGTTGCCCCCTGGAGCTGCAGAATAAGCAGTAAGAAGAGCCAAGCCTGATGCATGGTATTATTTCGTTAAGCTATTTTGCATTTGCCCATGCCCGATAGTTAACACTGGGCTGACCCAAACTACCCCAGACGCTTAAATCAAAGGTAAACTGCATTGATTTGCTTTCGCCTTTTGCTAAATATACAGTGTTGCTCTGCTGCTCATATTTGCCAGCGCCGTTTATTTCGGCAAATACCTCAACGTTTCCTGCTCCACCATTATTTCGGACGGTAACGTCAACCTTGTAGGTGTAATCCAAGTTAGAAAATGACTCGCGCCCGTTGATAGAGGTAACTTGGGGATTAGGCGGATCAACGATTGCTGTGATTGGATTTGAGGAGCCAGGCGGGTTAAGAACCACTGCTGCAACAATAATCACAACAATTACAGCCACAGCCACACCTGCGATTATTTTCAGTGGGCTTCCACTTTTTCTTGGAGGCGGTGGGGGTGGCATTTGCTGATAAGGCATTTGGTTAAAGGGAACAGGCGTTCCACAACGTGGACAAAACTTTTCCTGATGCAACTCGGTTCCACAATTTCTACAGTATGGCATCAAAATCGACTATAATTAGCGATGAATCGTTTAAAAGGTTTTGCAATTGATTCCTTGCTTCCTAAAATGGACCCCCGTGCTTTTCTGCTAACAGACAAACGATTTATCTTTACCAAACCCCCTTCTGTTAACGTAGAGACCCCTATCTTGGGGGTTCAGATGCATTATGGCGCAAACAACTAAGCCAAGACTCGTGGTCTTCGACGTTGAAGGAGTGCTGATTCCCAAAAACCGCTTCCTCTTCGACGTCGGCAAAGCCCTCGGCTTCGCTACGCTCCTCAAGCTGCTGCTCTTTGGCTTCCTCTACGAGGTCGGCATCCAAAAAATCGAGCCTACCCTCAGACACATCTTCGCTGAGCTAAGAGGCACAGAAACCGAGCTGCTTGGCGCTGTTTTCCAGAGAATCCCCGCGACTCCCTTCCTTAAGAACCTCTGCAGCGAACTGAAAGCCCGCAACTGCAAAGTGGCAGTCATCAGCTCAGGCTTACCTACCTTTCTAGTTGAGAAAATGGCTTCGGAGATCTGCGCGGACTATGCCTTCGGCGTGGACGTGGAGGTGCGCAACGGCCGCTTAACCGGCAACATCACCGGAGACGCCATAGCCAAAAACGGGAAACTCAAAATCCTCTGCGGCATACTCAACAAGGAGGGCATGTTGACTAGCGACTGCATCGTGGTGGCGGATGACCGAAACAACCGCTGCATCTTTATGCCCGGAACCCTTAAAATCGGCTTCAACCCCGACTTTATCCTACGCATAAAAGCTGACCGCGTCGTCAACGGCAGACTCGCCTCGATCCTACCCATAATCGATGGGAAAAAAGAGAAACGGGGTTTCCCCCAAACTAACGATTTTGTCCGCGAAGACATCCACGCCGCCGGCTTCTTCATGCCCGTCATCGCAGGCCTAGTAGGGGTTCCATTGGTGGCGTCCCTGATTATCTTCATCGCCATCCTCTACACTGCCTCCGAACTCTGCAGACTCGAAGGACGCAGCCTCCCCCTGGTTTCCTCAGTCACCCGCCACGCCGCCTCGCAGTCGGAGCTCTACGGCTTCGCAGCCGCCCCCATCTACTTCGCCGTAGGCATAGTAGCGACGCTGCTTCTGTTTCCGACCTCTCCAGCCGGAGCAGCCATAGCCGCGTTTTGCCTAGGCGACAGCGCCGCCTCGCTCTTCGGCGGAATGCTCACCAACTCTTTGCCGTTTAACAAGGGCAAAACCATAGAGGGCTCCTTGGCAGGCTTTGTCTTCGCGTTTTTAGCTGCGTTGTTCTTTGTGCCGCCGGCTTGGGCGCTGGTCGCCGCCGCCGTAGCCATGACCATCGAGGTGCTACCACTACCCATAAACGATAACGTATCAGTGCCCATCATCACAGGCGCAGCACTAACCCTCCTGATGTAGCTAATAGAGCACGTTTTGGAAGTCTTTAACGTATGTGTTTTGCTGATTGATTTTTTTAATAATAGATTGAAGGTAGCGGTGCCCTTATTCATAATCTTCTCGCCGACGTGGCTGGTTGCTTTTTAATTCTGCAGCGGCTTGGTTTGCAGGCTGGACTTTGGGGCTATCATGAACCCTTCGCTATGACATTCCCTTGAAATATCGATAAATAAAAGAGCCTTAGTTAGTTAACTTGTAACTATCATTTTCAGGGTATTGTCTTAATCGAAGTAATGTTAACGCATTGACAGCAGCAAGTGCTGGGAAAAACCAAACAGCGGAATTATTCCAGTAAGAAGCAAACGTCGTCGACCCAAAAAAAGACAGAATAAAGGCAGCTATCATAAATCCGCCGGCAAGAAAGGACATAATTTTTGCATGTTGAGAATCTCGAAATAATAATGATAATGCGTAAAGATTCAATCCACCACCTAATATAAGCCCTAATAAGAAAACCCATTCAGCAAACCCTGAGCCAGCTCCCAGAGGAAAATAATTAGAATATACAGAGGGCAGAGGCTTAGGCAAATACCACAAGAGGAGAAGAGCAAAGATACCAAATAGATTTAATGCGAAGACTCCTGCCGCCCAACGTCTAACCTGCGTTTTGCCCTTGGACAAAAAAAGCATTACAGCAACGGCTGGACCTATACCAACAATCCACACGATAGTAGAAAGGGTCGAATAAAATGAGAGCAAACCATAAGTTTGATCTGCATGTGAACGCCCGTTAACCCAATTATTGATTTTGCGGCCCTGAACGGTTGAGCCTAATTCTCTTGCAGAAATATCATAACCAGCATCTGTCATGATTCGGAAGGCAGGACTGGTATTGTTGGCTTCTTGGAC
Coding sequences within it:
- a CDS encoding radical SAM protein, coding for MSFIKHFGRKQQVPTGRYSYRGEDKYAGMSLQLRVEADGRGVMVINANTVLHLNQSATSYAYYFMMGHTQAEVVNKIRGIYRVSAQDAKTDYEQLVYTISTLAQTEKIDPVTYLSIEKEEPFTYQYRAPLRMDMALTFRCQNDCLHCYAGGPHQTAELTTEQWKTVIDRLSDVGVFILTFTGGEPTLREDLSELLLYAQNKGMVTGLISNGRRLKDPQYVAELEKAGLDFVQITLESHKPSVHDAITCSEGSWKETVVGIKNAVHSQIYVSTNTTLSKHNEADFLRTIDYIKELGVDAFGCNSLIYSGRAPAAQNEFALSLEALKALLPQIRDKAQLLGLKFLWYTPTQYCQLDPVSMGLGIKTCTAALINACVGPSGEVYPCQSYFESLGNILTEPWMKIWHSPLAEKLRNRGYVEEKCRGCEELGVCGGGCPLELQNKQ
- a CDS encoding haloacid dehalogenase-like hydrolase, whose translation is MAQTTKPRLVVFDVEGVLIPKNRFLFDVGKALGFATLLKLLLFGFLYEVGIQKIEPTLRHIFAELRGTETELLGAVFQRIPATPFLKNLCSELKARNCKVAVISSGLPTFLVEKMASEICADYAFGVDVEVRNGRLTGNITGDAIAKNGKLKILCGILNKEGMLTSDCIVVADDRNNRCIFMPGTLKIGFNPDFILRIKADRVVNGRLASILPIIDGKKEKRGFPQTNDFVREDIHAAGFFMPVIAGLVGVPLVASLIIFIAILYTASELCRLEGRSLPLVSSVTRHAASQSELYGFAAAPIYFAVGIVATLLLFPTSPAGAAIAAFCLGDSAASLFGGMLTNSLPFNKGKTIEGSLAGFVFAFLAALFFVPPAWALVAAAVAMTIEVLPLPINDNVSVPIITGAALTLLM